From the genome of Variovorax sp. RA8, one region includes:
- a CDS encoding TRAP transporter large permease: MSDIAVAGLLIATLFLILGSGVWIGLTLSGVAWIGMQLFSARPAGDAMAVTIWGSASGWTLTALPLFLWMGEVLFRTRLSQDMFKGLAPWMQRLPGRLLHTNVAGCAVFAAVSGSSAATCATIGKMTLPELKRRGYPEDMVIGTLAGAGTLGLLIPPSIIMIVYGVSADVSIAKLFIAGVVPGILLAVLFSGYIAVWALMNPHRVPPPDPPMSFVQKLRASRSLIPVAVLILAVLGSIYAGIATATEAAAVGVVGALVISAAQGSLNWQTFKDSLLGATRLYCMMALILAGAAFLTLAMGYIGLPRHLAEWIGSLGLSKFQLVVMLAVFYIVLGCFLDGISMVVLTMGVVMPTVLAAGIDPLWFGIFVVLVVEMAQITPPVGFNLFVLQGMTGKDLLYIARVTLPMFALMVAAVLIIYFAPDLVTWLPRQMAP; encoded by the coding sequence ATGAGTGACATTGCCGTCGCCGGGTTGCTGATCGCCACCCTTTTCCTCATTCTCGGCAGCGGCGTCTGGATCGGCCTCACCCTTTCGGGCGTCGCATGGATCGGCATGCAGCTGTTCTCTGCCCGGCCCGCGGGCGACGCGATGGCCGTGACCATCTGGGGCTCGGCCTCCGGCTGGACGCTCACCGCCCTGCCCCTGTTTCTCTGGATGGGCGAAGTACTCTTCCGCACCCGTTTGTCGCAAGACATGTTCAAGGGTCTGGCGCCGTGGATGCAGCGGCTGCCCGGCCGGCTGCTGCACACCAACGTGGCAGGCTGCGCGGTGTTCGCCGCCGTCTCCGGCTCGAGTGCCGCCACCTGCGCAACCATCGGCAAGATGACGCTCCCGGAGCTCAAGCGCCGTGGCTACCCGGAAGACATGGTGATCGGCACGCTGGCCGGGGCCGGCACCTTGGGCCTGCTCATCCCGCCCTCGATCATCATGATCGTCTACGGCGTGAGCGCCGACGTGTCGATCGCCAAGCTCTTCATCGCAGGGGTGGTGCCGGGCATCCTGCTGGCCGTGCTGTTCTCGGGCTATATCGCTGTGTGGGCGCTGATGAATCCGCATCGCGTTCCGCCGCCCGATCCGCCGATGAGCTTCGTGCAGAAGCTGCGTGCATCGCGGAGCCTGATCCCGGTCGCAGTGCTGATCCTCGCGGTGCTGGGCTCGATCTACGCAGGCATCGCCACCGCCACCGAAGCTGCTGCTGTCGGCGTCGTGGGGGCGCTGGTGATCTCGGCGGCGCAGGGCTCGCTCAACTGGCAGACCTTCAAGGACTCGCTGCTGGGCGCCACGCGCCTGTACTGCATGATGGCGCTGATCCTCGCCGGCGCCGCTTTCCTCACCCTCGCCATGGGCTACATCGGTCTGCCGCGCCACCTTGCCGAATGGATCGGCTCGCTCGGCCTGTCGAAGTTCCAACTGGTGGTGATGCTGGCGGTGTTCTACATCGTGCTCGGCTGCTTCCTTGACGGCATCTCGATGGTCGTGCTCACCATGGGCGTGGTCATGCCGACGGTGCTGGCCGCAGGCATCGATCCCCTGTGGTTCGGCATCTTCGTCGTGCTGGTGGTCGAGATGGCGCAGATCACGCCGCCGGTGGGATTCAACCTCTTCGTGCTGCAAGGCATGACGGGCAAGGACCTGCTCTACATCGCACGGGTGACCCTGCCGATGTTCGCGCTGATGGTGGCGGCGGTGCTGATCATCTACTTCGCCCCCGACCTCGTGACCTGGCTGCCGCGGCAAATGGCGCCCTGA
- a CDS encoding Na+/H+ antiporter subunit C — MEAVLAIAIGVLTGSGVYLLLRPRTFQVIMGLTLISYAVNLFIFSMGRIKVDSEPVLVPGLAATLANTADPMPQALVLTAIVIGFAMTALFLVVLLASRGLSGTDHVDGEEKKELAE, encoded by the coding sequence ATGGAAGCCGTGCTCGCCATCGCCATCGGCGTCCTCACCGGCTCAGGTGTCTACCTGCTGCTGCGGCCACGCACCTTCCAGGTGATCATGGGCCTCACGCTGATCTCCTACGCGGTCAACCTCTTCATCTTCAGCATGGGCCGCATCAAGGTCGACAGCGAGCCGGTGCTGGTCCCCGGCCTCGCCGCCACCCTGGCCAACACCGCCGACCCGATGCCGCAGGCGCTGGTGCTCACCGCCATCGTGATCGGCTTCGCGATGACGGCCTTGTTCCTGGTCGTGCTGCTGGCCTCGCGCGGGCTCAGCGGCACCGACCACGTGGACGGTGAAGAAAAGAAGGAGCTCGCGGAGTGA
- a CDS encoding monovalent cation/H+ antiporter subunit A gives MPLALLVALPFIASVIAALLPSNARNRESTLAGLVALGCAAQVAWFFPRLAAGDVIREEIRWIPALGLDLVFRMDGFAWLFCMLVLGIGALVVLYARYYMSPSDPVPRFFSFFLAFMGSMVGVVLSGNLIQMVLFWELTSLFSFLLIGYWHHRRDARRGARMALTVTGAGGLCLLAGVLVLGRIVGSYELDAVLASGEQIRASRLYPLVLLLVLLGAFTKSAQFPFHFWLPRAMAAPTPVSAYLHSATMVKLGVFLMARLWPVLSGTEAWFWLVGGAGAATLLLGGYVAMFQRDLKALLAYSTISHLGLITLLLGLNSPLAAVAAVFHVMNHATFKASLFMAAGIIDHESGTRDIRKLSGLLKLMPITGTLAIIASASMAGVPLLNGFLSKEMFFAETVFIQATPWVNRSLPVIATLAGVFSVAYSARFVFDVFFGPLPGPEVPKQPHEPPHWMRVPAELLVLICLVVGVAPAWSVGAFLATAATPVVGGKLPQYSLAVWHGFNLPLAMSAVALLGGVGLYLMQRRSRAHGALQHTPLLHRFDGQRIFENLMARLSEAGRRSRRVLGTRRMQMQLLLLVVVAVAGAGASLWLAPATRGARELLPFSPMFAMTWVIGCTCALAAAWQAKFHRLASLMLASGAGLVCCTTYIWFSAPDLALTQLVVETVTMVLILLGLRWLPMRTAKPQPMRARLRPWGRRGRDLLVAAAAGGGMAALAWTMMTRTFPQSISPFFLEHALSEGGGTNVVNVMLVDFRGFDTFGEITVLGIVSLTVYALLRRFRPAPESMALPVQQRAQADDGSSDLLNPRRAPDTAIGYLMVPAVLVRFLLPLAALVSVYFFMRGHNQPGGGFVAGLVMSVALLLQFIVSGAEWVEEHLRIYPRRWIAGGLLLALATGSGALLFGYPFLTTHTAHLHLPVLGDVHVPSALFFDIGVFALVLGATMLILTALAHQSIRSHRWAEEQAEREAERATLAAKGAA, from the coding sequence ATGCCCCTTGCCCTCCTTGTCGCACTTCCCTTCATCGCCAGTGTGATCGCGGCCCTGCTGCCGTCGAACGCGCGCAACCGGGAGTCGACACTGGCAGGCCTGGTCGCGCTGGGCTGCGCGGCGCAGGTGGCGTGGTTCTTTCCTCGCCTCGCCGCCGGCGATGTGATTCGCGAGGAGATCCGCTGGATTCCTGCGCTGGGCCTCGACCTCGTGTTCCGCATGGACGGCTTCGCCTGGCTGTTCTGCATGCTCGTGCTCGGCATCGGTGCACTGGTGGTGCTCTACGCGCGCTACTACATGTCGCCCTCGGATCCGGTACCGCGCTTCTTCTCCTTCTTCCTCGCCTTCATGGGGTCGATGGTGGGCGTGGTGCTCTCCGGCAACCTGATCCAGATGGTGCTGTTCTGGGAGCTCACCAGCCTTTTCTCCTTCCTGCTGATCGGCTACTGGCACCACCGGCGCGATGCGCGACGCGGCGCGCGCATGGCGCTCACGGTCACCGGCGCGGGCGGCCTGTGCCTGCTGGCCGGCGTGCTGGTGCTCGGCCGCATCGTGGGCAGCTACGAGCTCGACGCGGTGCTGGCCTCCGGCGAGCAGATCCGCGCCAGCCGGCTCTACCCGCTGGTACTGCTGCTGGTCCTGCTCGGCGCCTTCACCAAGAGCGCGCAATTCCCCTTCCACTTCTGGCTGCCGCGCGCGATGGCGGCACCCACTCCGGTGTCGGCCTACTTGCATTCGGCCACCATGGTGAAGCTCGGCGTCTTCCTGATGGCGCGCCTGTGGCCGGTCCTCTCCGGCACCGAAGCCTGGTTCTGGCTGGTGGGCGGCGCCGGAGCCGCCACCCTGCTGCTGGGCGGCTACGTAGCCATGTTCCAGCGCGACCTCAAGGCGCTGCTCGCCTACTCGACCATCTCGCATCTCGGGCTCATCACGCTGCTGCTCGGGCTCAACAGCCCGCTCGCCGCGGTCGCGGCCGTCTTCCATGTGATGAACCACGCGACCTTCAAGGCCTCGCTCTTCATGGCGGCCGGCATCATCGATCACGAGAGCGGCACGCGCGACATCCGCAAGCTCAGCGGATTGCTCAAGCTCATGCCCATTACCGGCACGCTGGCCATCATCGCCAGCGCCTCGATGGCGGGCGTGCCGCTGCTCAACGGCTTCCTCTCGAAGGAAATGTTCTTCGCCGAAACCGTCTTCATCCAGGCGACGCCCTGGGTCAACCGAAGCCTGCCGGTGATCGCCACGCTGGCCGGCGTCTTCAGCGTGGCCTACTCGGCCCGCTTCGTGTTCGACGTCTTCTTCGGCCCGCTGCCCGGGCCCGAGGTGCCGAAGCAACCGCACGAGCCGCCGCACTGGATGCGCGTGCCGGCCGAGCTGCTGGTGCTGATCTGCCTCGTGGTGGGCGTGGCCCCGGCCTGGTCGGTGGGCGCCTTCCTCGCCACTGCCGCGACGCCCGTGGTCGGCGGCAAGCTGCCCCAATACAGCCTGGCGGTGTGGCACGGCTTCAACCTGCCGCTCGCAATGAGCGCCGTCGCGCTGCTCGGCGGTGTCGGGCTCTACCTGATGCAGCGGCGGAGCCGCGCGCATGGCGCGCTCCAACACACCCCGCTGCTGCACCGCTTCGACGGTCAGCGCATCTTCGAGAACCTGATGGCCCGCCTGAGCGAGGCCGGCCGGCGCAGCCGGCGCGTGCTGGGCACGCGGCGCATGCAGATGCAGTTGCTGCTGCTGGTCGTGGTGGCGGTTGCCGGGGCCGGGGCCTCGCTGTGGCTGGCGCCAGCGACCCGCGGCGCACGCGAGCTGCTGCCCTTCTCGCCGATGTTCGCGATGACCTGGGTGATCGGCTGCACCTGCGCGCTGGCGGCTGCCTGGCAGGCCAAGTTCCACCGCCTGGCCTCGCTGATGCTGGCCTCGGGCGCGGGCCTGGTGTGCTGCACCACCTACATTTGGTTCTCGGCGCCCGACCTCGCGCTGACGCAGCTGGTGGTCGAGACCGTGACGATGGTGCTGATCCTGCTCGGCCTGCGCTGGCTGCCGATGCGCACCGCCAAACCGCAGCCGATGCGCGCGCGCCTCAGGCCGTGGGGGCGACGCGGGCGCGACCTCCTGGTGGCGGCCGCCGCGGGCGGCGGCATGGCTGCGCTCGCCTGGACAATGATGACCCGGACCTTCCCGCAGAGCATCTCGCCCTTCTTCCTCGAGCACGCGCTGTCCGAAGGCGGCGGCACCAACGTGGTCAACGTGATGCTGGTCGATTTCCGCGGCTTCGACACCTTCGGCGAGATCACGGTGCTCGGCATCGTGTCGCTGACGGTCTATGCGCTGCTGCGGCGCTTCCGCCCCGCGCCCGAATCGATGGCCCTGCCCGTGCAGCAGCGGGCCCAAGCCGACGACGGCAGCAGCGACCTGCTGAACCCGCGCCGCGCCCCGGACACCGCCATCGGCTACCTGATGGTGCCGGCCGTGCTGGTGCGCTTCCTGCTGCCGCTCGCGGCGCTGGTGTCGGTCTACTTCTTCATGCGCGGCCACAACCAGCCGGGCGGCGGCTTCGTCGCCGGGCTGGTGATGTCGGTGGCGCTCTTGCTGCAGTTCATCGTCTCCGGCGCCGAATGGGTGGAGGAGCACCTGCGCATCTATCCGCGCCGCTGGATCGCCGGCGGCCTGCTGCTGGCGCTGGCCACGGGCTCGGGCGCGCTGCTTTTCGGCTACCCCTTCCTCACCACGCACACCGCGCACCTGCACCTGCCGGTGCTCGGCGACGTACACGTGCCCAGCGCGCTGTTCTTCGACATCGGCGTGTTCGCACTCGTGCTCGGCGCGACGATGCTGATCCTCACCGCGCTGGCACACCAATCGATCCGCAGCCACCGCTGGGCCGAGGAACAAGCGGAGAGGGAAGCCGAGCGCGCAACGCTCGCAGCGAAGGGCGCCGCCTGA
- the crcB gene encoding fluoride efflux transporter CrcB gives MLLHVLAICAGASIGALARWGLGLWLTTAAFPYGTLASNLVGGYLIGIAVAVFQTMPQLDPAWRLLLITGFLGGLTTFSSFSAEVVAMLMSERLGLALGTAALHVCGSLFLTWLGIRTVQQFSA, from the coding sequence ATGCTGCTTCATGTCCTCGCCATCTGCGCCGGCGCCTCGATCGGCGCGCTGGCCCGCTGGGGCCTGGGCCTCTGGCTCACGACTGCCGCTTTCCCCTACGGCACGCTCGCATCCAACCTGGTCGGCGGCTACCTGATCGGCATCGCGGTCGCGGTGTTCCAGACGATGCCGCAGCTCGATCCGGCCTGGCGCCTGCTGCTCATCACCGGCTTCCTCGGCGGGCTCACCACCTTCTCCAGCTTCTCGGCCGAAGTCGTCGCGATGCTGATGAGCGAGCGCCTCGGCCTGGCGCTGGGCACCGCCGCGCTGCATGTCTGCGGCTCGCTGTTTCTCACCTGGCTCGGCATCCGCACGGTGCAGCAGTTCAGCGCCTGA
- a CDS encoding TRAP transporter small permease: MRKTLDFVYDSAAALAALFMIGLLVAVLLSIVGRQLHFNIPGLDAYAGYMMAGAGFLALAHTLKRGEHIRVTLVLGRLHGGSRRWLERWATGAAALLAALFAFYSVRLAWQSHAYNDISTGNDATPLWLPQLSMAAGALVFAIAAVDEFLIEWRGRPIKDETAEALRHE; this comes from the coding sequence ATGCGCAAGACGCTCGATTTCGTCTACGACAGCGCCGCCGCCCTGGCGGCGCTTTTCATGATCGGCCTGCTGGTGGCCGTGCTGCTGTCCATCGTCGGTCGCCAGTTGCACTTCAACATTCCGGGGCTCGACGCCTACGCCGGCTACATGATGGCAGGCGCCGGCTTCCTGGCGCTGGCCCATACGCTCAAGCGCGGCGAGCACATCCGTGTCACGCTGGTACTGGGCAGGCTGCACGGCGGATCAAGGCGTTGGCTGGAGCGCTGGGCGACGGGAGCTGCGGCGCTGCTGGCAGCGCTCTTCGCCTTCTACAGCGTACGTCTCGCATGGCAATCGCATGCCTACAACGACATCTCGACCGGCAACGACGCGACACCGCTGTGGCTGCCGCAGCTGAGCATGGCCGCCGGCGCGCTGGTCTTCGCCATTGCCGCAGTCGACGAATTCCTGATCGAGTGGCGCGGCAGGCCGATCAAAGACGAGACCGCCGAGGCCCTCCGCCATGAGTGA